The following are from one region of the Saccharomyces kudriavzevii IFO 1802 strain IFO1802 genome assembly, chromosome: 12 genome:
- the KIN2 gene encoding serine/threonine protein kinase KIN2 (similar to Saccharomyces cerevisiae KIN1 (YDR122W) and KIN2 (YLR096W); ancestral locus Anc_8.279), whose translation MPNPNTADYLVNPNFKTSKGGSLSPTPEAFSDTRIAAPATLRMMGRHSGSRNDQQQAPLMPPADIKQAKEQAAQRQNDASRSNGSNNSNNGGMELRQFHRRSLGDWEFLETVGAGSMGKVKLVKHRQTKEVCVIKIVNRASKAYLHKQHTLPSPKNENEILERQKRLEKEIARDKRTVREASLGQILYHPHICRLFEMCTMSNHFYMLFEYVSGGQLLDYIIQHGSLKEHHARKFARGIASALQYLHANNIVHRDLKIENIMISSSGEIKIIDFGLSNIFDYRKQLHTFCGSLYFAAPELLKAQPYTGPEVDIWSFGIVLYVLVCGKVPFDDENSSILHEKIKKGKVDYPSHLSIEAISLLTRMIVIDPLKRATLKNVVDHPWMNRGYDFKTPSYVPNRVPITPEMLDEQVLKEMYRLEFIDDIEDTRRSLIQLATEREYTRLSQEYWDRLSNSKVLSSCSNNNYLNSTANQNLIHTQVSNSQLQNGSNEPDNNFEDPTLAYHPLLSLYHLVSEMIARKLAKLQRRQALALQAQTQQRQHQQRVASDNKGALVNNSPVVITKMVSPPMDSGYNAGIFQVPAIVTPKTSNNSHPLNKPPLHVMVPPKLTVPEQAHTSPTIRKSSDIHTELNDVLKSSPGPRSAEYQQRSASPAVGEQQEKNTIGGIFRRISQSGQSQQQRQQESHSERHSSTFMPKPIENSITIPKSHTRTISDYIPSVKRNPSYIGNTTDSKQRNSVKNTTIVPPARSLSQKQSNNLPALPQNADLIVQKQRQKLLQENLDKLKINDDGSNNNVNTASDDTSNDKGDHYLSVPKNRKLHPSARAKSVGHARRESLKFTRPPIPAALPPSDMTNGNGFLGEANKEKYNPVNKKFLAVPEDLTTYSDNSFGNTSNGAFPLYTQELTEKQILEEASKAPPGSMPSIDYPKSMFLKGFFSVQTTSSKPLPIVRHNIISVLTRMKIDFKEVKGGFICVQQRSPTASAVVPAITTSDMRFDSGKVMDLQNSLDNQLSSSYHSATSSTSRNSSIKRQGSYKRGQNSIPLTPLAASTHQRNSSVPMSPTYGNQTNGMSGELSSTSLEYVQQQQDDILTTSRAQNINDVNGQFEQNIAYDIKERPPIKFEIHIVKVRIVGLAGVHFKKVSGNTWLYKELASYILKELNL comes from the coding sequence ATGCCTAATCCAAATACAGCAGATTATCTGGTGAATCCGAACTTTAAGACCAGTAAAGGGGGGTCTTTGTCACCAACACCCGAAGCTTTTAGTGATACGCGAATTGCCGCGCCAGCTACGCTGCGCATGATGGGCAGACACTCCGGATCAAGAAATGACCAGCAACAAGCGCCACTAATGCCTCCTGCGGACATTAAGCAGGCCAAGGAACAAGCAGCTCAAAGACAAAATGATGCTTCCAGGTCTAATGGTAGcaataatagtaacaaTGGCGGCATGGAGTTGAGACAATTCCACAGAAGATCCCTAGGAGATTGGGAGTTTCTGGAAACAGTTGGTGCAGGCTCCATGGGTAAAGTAAAATTGGTCAAGCATCGTCAGACAAAGGAGGTTTGTGTGATTAAGATTGTTAACAGGGCCTCCAAGGCCTATCTTCATAAGCAACACACATTGCCTTCCCccaagaatgaaaatgagatTTTagaaagacaaaaaaggctagaaaaggaaattgcGAGGGACAAAAGGACGGTCAGGGAAGCCTCTCTGGGTCAGATCCTTTATCATCCTCATATATGTCGTTTGTTTGAAATGTGTACCATGTCAAACCATTTTTACATGCTTTTCGAGTATGTTTCTGGCGGACAGTTATTAGATTATATCATCCAGCATGGCTCATTAAAGGAGCACCATGCGAGGAAGTTTGCTAGAGGTATTGCCAGCGCGCTGCAATACTTACATGCTAACAATATTGTTCATCGAGACttaaaaattgaaaacataATGATTTCCAGCTCTGGTGAAATTAAAATCATTGATTTCGGTCTttccaatatttttgaCTATCGGAAACAATTGCATACATTTTGTGGTTCTTTATATTTTGCTGCACCAGAATTACTAAAAGCGCAACCTTATACAGGGCCTGAGGTGGATATCTGGTCATTTGGTATTGTCCTCTATGTTTTGGTCTGTGGTAAAGTACcatttgatgatgaaaactcAAGCATTTTACATGAAAAGATTAAAAAAGGTAAAGTGGATTACCCCTCACACCTATCCATCGAAGCTATATCTTTGTTAACTAGAATGATTGTTATCGACCCATTAAAAAGAGCGACTTTAAAAAATGTCGTTGACCATCCATGGATGAATAGAGGCTACGATTTCAAGACACCATCGTATGTTCCCAATCGTGTTCCAATAACCCCGGAAATGTTAGATGAACAAGTCTTGAAGGAGATGTACCGCCTGGAATTTATTGACGATATCGAAGATACAAGAAGATCGCTGATTCAACTGGCCACTGAAAGAGAATACACCCGACTTTCTCAGGAGTATTGGGACAGGTTATCAAACTCTAAAGTATTGAGTTCATGCTCAAACAACAACTATTTGAATTCTACGGCAAACCAAAATTTAATTCATACTCAAGTTTCGAATAgtcaattgcaaaatgGTTCTAATGAACCGgataataattttgaagatcCCACTTTAGCATACCATCCATTGTTGTCTCTATATCACTTGGTTTCGGAAATGATTGCACGCAAATTAGCAAAATTACAAAGAAGGCAAGCGCTGGCTCTTCAAGCGCAGACACAGCAAAGGCAGCACCAGCAACGAGTAGCATCCGATAATAAGGGCGCTTTGGTCAACAACTCGCCAGTGGTCATAACTAAAATGGTAAGTCCACCGATGGATTCAGGTTACAATGCTGGTATTTTCCAGGTACCCGCAATCGTCACACCGAAAACCTCAAACAATTCACATCCCCTAAATAAACCTCCATTGCATGTAATGGTCCCTCCAAAGTTAACAGTACCTGAGCAGGCACATACTTCGCCAACAATCAGAAAGAGTTCAGATATTCATACCGAATTAaatgatgttttgaaatcaaGTCCTGGACCTAGATCTGCGGAGTATCAGCAGCGCTCTGCTTCACCTGCAGTAGGTGAGCagcaagagaaaaatacaatcGGTGGAATCTTTAGGAGAATATCTCAAAGCGGACAATCCCAGCAGCAAAGGCAACAGGAGTCTCATTCAGAAAGACATTCATCAACATTCATGCCAAAGCCGATTGAAAATTCTATCACGATACCGAAAAGTCATACTCGTACTATATCAGATTATATTCCAAGTGTTAAGAGAAATCCATCTTATATTGGAAACACCACTGATTCAAAGCAGCGCAATTCTGTTAAAAATACAACCATAGTACCTCCAGCGAGATCTTTATCACAAAAGCAAAGTAACAATCTTCCCGCTTTACCCCAGAATGCCGACTTAattgttcaaaaacaaCGACAAAAACTATTGCAGGAAAATCTGGACAAATTAAAAattaatgatgatggtagtaATAACAACGTGAACACTGCAAGTGATGACACGAGTAATGATAAGGGTGACCATTATCTCTCTGTTCCGAAGAACCGTAAATTACATCCTAGCGCCAGGGCTAAATCAGTGGGGCATGCTCGTCGcgaatctttgaaatttacGAGACCACCTATTCCAGCTGCTCTTCCGCCATCAGATATGACAAATGGTAACGGCTTCTTGGGAGAGGCAAATAAGGAGAAGTATAATCCCGttaacaaaaaatttttggctGTGCCAGAAGATCTTACGACGTATAGCGACAATTCGTTTGGCAATACTAGCAACGGAGCCTTTCCGTTATATACTCAAGAGCTTACCGAGAAGCAAATTTTGGAAGAGGCCTCCAAGGCCCCCCCTGGATCTATGCCATCAATTGATTACCCAAAATCTATGTTTTTAAAGGGTTTCTTTTCCGTACAGACAACTTCCTCTAAACCATTACCCATTGTCCGTCATAATATTATATCCGTTCTGACAAGGATGAAAAttgatttcaaagaagttAAAGGCGGCTTCATATGCGTCCAACAAAGGTCGCCAACTGCATCTGCCGTAGTACCTGCAATAACCACTAGCGACATGCGTTTCGACTCTGGGAAAGTAATGGATTTACAAAACAGTTTAGATAACCAACTATCAAGCAGTTATCATAGTGCGACATCCTCGACATCAAGAAACAGTTCGATAAAGCGACAAGGCTCTTATAAGAGGGGGCAGAATAGTATACCACTCACACCTTTGGCAGCTAGTAcacatcaaagaaattcatcTGTTCCTATGTCTCCAACTTATGGAAATCAAACCAATGGTATGTCTGGAGAACTCTCTTCCACCTCGTTGGagtatgttcaacaacagcaagaCGACATTTTGACGACGTCAAGGGCACAGAACATAAATGACGTAAATGGTCAATTCGAGCAGAATATTGCATATGATATTAAAGAAAGACCACctatcaaatttgaaatacaCATCGTGAAAGTTCGTATAGTCGGGTTGGCAGGTGTGCATTTCAAAAAGGTTTCCGGTAATACATGGCTGTATAAGGAACTAGCGTCATAtattttgaaggaattgaaTCTATAG
- the IOC2 gene encoding Ioc2p (similar to Saccharomyces cerevisiae IOC2 (YLR095C); ancestral locus Anc_8.278), with protein MRSKRTRSTRYTEASEPKSAANWDGEDWQDYVSEEVTTQLHKYQLPHLEILDEKMVDLAKQWHFQYVMAWLFNVCESYTTTTYNADQYGGNSVKCLWKNIRFDEGIFLTDVFSKIGGKDSSYYNDEMDVDADSQNLYDKIRLQLLHQLAGNKSGQLRDWNVIVNHHLQNSSSSSDLVTDSPFLELDIARQFEILYCIVKLIEVKNMIFKNYLVNNLHLFTFSEIILDDEDDDSEGGGTKSLFALPNVGVLVEKTMRRVKRGSSSQTFNIPIKLQNCTIKEIDPKIPDSVELIHLEYSHDIDAYLQSITIDYKVVTADWESMLEYWSQNRDSKIIDEFITTLIPIYAEHRLYSAKILANREKERAIAELMTRRKRSSRLVAKEEENKKKDLESEWFEKLDEREQFIRHRNKLVSKEIKKVKDLLWNQLWQSYDQDYRDEKLTRRNEITDRSGSGTPSLEMSLGKDEDNLLNDVDNGVLDHGPNFQSSIVPVQPPTSGTVGPLQTGDVPELPTDYCITKEELDELANYGIFTPQQEPDSQDSVFQCPGEPDLAPMVIPEDLETDLFNNRPLICCDHCYRWQHWECQPPKIIELMALTTKASQHALSQRDFGVIIMGNSHGNRRSSRRPQSTPEPSAKTSRPTDKRKPPGECSTFICAWCIRDLELELRGIFVPELKIIRAKQRKLQEDRERRKKMKEEKKRLEQLAKQRELPPVFHNAFPHMTSGPIPGIATYGTTSPTIIPELNANAAHPIIACSQQPDSKTAPQPQPQPQPQPQLQPEHPQEQNFHF; from the coding sequence ATGAGATCGAAAAGAACTAGAAGTACAAGATACACAGAGGCGAGCGAGCCCAAGAGCGCTGCGAACTGGGATGGCGAAGACTGGCAAGATTATGTCTCCGAAGAGGTAACAACTCAATTGCACAAATATCAGCTTCCGCATTTAGAGATATTAGACGAGAAGATGGTGGACTTGGCCAAACAGTGGCATTTCCAGTACGTAATGGCCTGGCTTTTCAATGTCTGCGAATCATATACTACGACTACATATAACGCAGATCAGTATGGTGGTAACTCTGTCAAATGCTTGTGGAAGAACATTAGATTCGATGAAGGTATCTTTTTGACAGACGTCTTTTCGAAGATTGGTGGAAAGGACTCGAGCTATtataatgatgaaatggATGTCGATGCGGACTCGCAAAATTTGTACGATAAGATCAGATTGCAATTATTACACCAACTAGCGGGCAATAAGAGCGGTCAATTGAGGGATTGGAATGTTATTGTTAATCATCATTTGCAAAACTCTAGCTCATCTTCGGATTTGGTTACAGACTCCCCCTTTCTGGAGCTTGATATTGCTCGCCAATTCGAGATCCTTTATTGCATCGTAAAGTTGAtagaagtgaaaaatatgatcTTCAAGAATTATTTGGTGAATAATTTGCATCTTTTTACATTCAGCGAAATAATACTggatgacgaagatgatgatagtgaAGGAGGGGGCACGAAGAGTTTATTTGCCTTACCTAATGTTGGTGTGCTTGTGGAGAAAACCATGCGCAGAGTGAAGAGAGGTTCTTCCTCGCAGACGTTCAATATCCCGATAAAGCTTCAAAACTGTACGATAAAGGAGATCGACCCCAAGATTCCTGATTCAGTGGAGCTAATCCATCTTGAGTATTCCCACGACATCGATGCCTATCTCCAATCGATTACGATCGATTACAAAGTGGTCACCGCGGATTGGGAATCCATGCTGGAATACTGGTCACAGAACAGAGACTCGAAAATAATAGATGAGTTCATAACTACTCTAATACCGATATATGCAGAACATAGACTGTATTCAGCAAAGATCCTGGCCaatagagaaaaagaaagggcCATTGCCGAGTTAATgacaagaaggaaaagatcTTCCAGGTTGGTGGCgaaagaagaggagaataagaagaaggatttggaaagtgaatggtttgaaaaattggacgAGAGAGAGCAATTCATAAGGCACAGAAACAAGCTAGTGTCgaaggaaatcaaaaaagtgAAGGATCTCCTATGGAACCAACTATGGCAATCATATGATCAAGATTACAGAGATGAAAAACTGACTAGGCGTAACGAGATTACAGACAGAAGTGGTTCCGGCACCCCTTCTCTCGAAATGTCTTTAGGAAAGGACGAGGACAACCTCTTGAATGATGTTGATAACGGAGTTCTTGATCATGGACCCAACTTTCAGTCCAGTATCGTCCCAGTGCAGCCACCAACCTCTGGAACTGTTGGCCCGCTACAAACAGGCGACGTCCCTGAACTGCCCACAGATTACTGCataacaaaagaagaattggaCGAACTTGCCAACTATGGGATTTTCACGCCGCAGCAGGAACCGGACAGCCAAGATTCTGTTTTCCAATGCCCCGGCGAACCGGATTTGGCACCCATGGTCATCCCGGAAGATCTGGAAACCGACTTGTTTAACAACCGTCCCTTGATTTGCTGCGACCACTGTTATAGATGGCAGCATTGGGAATGCCAGCCTCCAAAGATCATCGAACTGATGGCTTTGACCACGAAGGCCTCGCAGCACGCACTGTCGCAACGCGATTTTGGCGTCATCATAATGGGGAATTCGCACGGCAACAGAAGATCTTCTCGCCGACCCCAATCCACACCTGAGCCCAGCGCTAAGACCTCAAGACCCACCGACAAGCGGAAACCCCCGGGAGAGTGCTCCACTTTCATCTGTGCTTGGTGCATTAGGGACCTGGAACTTGAACTGCGTGGCATCTTCGTACctgaattgaaaataatcaGAGCcaagcaaagaaaattgcaGGAAGACCGcgaaagaaggaaaaaaatgaaggaggaaaagaaaagactCGAACAGCTTGCCAAGCAAAGAGAATTGCCTCCGGTATTCCACAACGCATTTCCGCACATGACAAGCGGTCCAATACCCGGTATCGCTACCTACGGAACAACGAGCCCAACCATCATTCCAGAACTAAACGCAAACGCCGCCCATCCTATAATCGCATGCTCACAGCAACCTGATAGCAAAACTGCACCACAACCACAACCACAACCGCAACCGCAACCGCAACTGCAACCGGAGCATCCCCAAGAACAGAACTTTCATTTCTGA
- the HRT3 gene encoding SCF ubiquitin ligase complex subunit HRT3 (similar to Saccharomyces cerevisiae HRT3 (YLR097C); ancestral locus Anc_8.281) — MTVDYEKDPRAKEAIAIWEKGVLKEKDGSMSDAINFYRSALKIHDNVERLYRKKLHDEWILHKKLSELSVVPKDSSEQNGTGKDALHGGENVDLPPCWILEILPNDILLRIIKRVVLMSGESWVNLSMSCSTFNKLCFHDSMPFKTFAKYIYSKQKYNQMAMDLNGITNVCTFEKEMWQGDDIRMLNERPYIKFEGIYISVVNYLRYGSNAEGSSSLLNPVHMITYYRYFRFYENGQCLRLLTTDEPSFVVKHFAKENKPKHSDTCYWTLGFDYNFGHLKIMRSDEKYTFVEEFQIKNQGTKRYQRLKWLSSTVMDKEGNMSDCSLKNEKSFVFSRVKSFKSVGSNR, encoded by the coding sequence ATGACTGTGGATTATGAGAAGGACCCCAGGGCTAAAGAAGCTATTGCAATTTGGGAAAAGGGCgtattgaaagaaaaggatgGGTCAATGTCTGATGCTATAAACTTCTATAGAAGCGCACTGAAAATTCATGACAACGTGGAAAGACTGTATaggaaaaaattacatGATGAGTGGATCCTGCATAAAAAACTCTCTGAACTATCCGTAGTTCCTAAAGATTCAAGTGAGCAAAACGGAACAGGTAAAGATGCCTTGCATGGTGGTGAAAATGTCGACCTCCCACCTTGTTGGATTCTGGAAATTTTACCGAACGATATTTTACTGAGAATTATAAAAAGGGTGGTATTAATGTCCGGTGAATCATGGGTAAATTTGTCAATGAGTTGTTCTACTTTCAATAAACTTTGTTTCCACGACTCTATGCCTTTTAAAACGTTTGCAAAGTACATATATTCCAAGCAAAAGTACAATCAAATGGCAATGGATCTGAATGGGATTACCAACGTATGTACATTCGAGAAGGAGATGTGGCAAGGGGATGATATCCGTATGTTGAACGAAAGACCATATATCAAGTTCGAAGGTATTTACATCAGCGTGGTGAACTACTTAAGGTATGGTTCTAACGCAGAGGGCTCATCGTCTCTCTTGAATCCAGTTCATATGATCACGTATTACAGGTACTTCAGATTTTATGAAAATGGCCAATGTTTGAGATTACTCACGACAGATGAACCTAGCTTTGTCGTAAAGCACTTTGCCAAAGAGAACAAACCTAAACATAGTGATACATGTTATTGGACCCTCGGATTCGATTATAATTTTGGTCatttgaagataatgagatcagatgaaaaatacacgtttgttgaagaatttcaaatcaagaatCAAGGCACTAAAAGATATCAGCGATTAAAATGGTTAAGTTCTACTGTTATGGATAAAGAAGGTAATATGTCAGATTGCTCGTTGAAGAATGAGAAgtcttttgttttctcaAGAGTGAAGTCTTTCAAGAGTGTCGGTTCGAATCGATAG